Proteins from a single region of Primulina tabacum isolate GXHZ01 chromosome 5, ASM2559414v2, whole genome shotgun sequence:
- the LOC142547152 gene encoding protein PHOSPHATE STARVATION RESPONSE 1-like: MKGMQQNYGFSSDFSTEFQFCFPQNSGAWYQSAPMELDTRLIAAENGSQQRNFRPENLSNTIISRIGSQASAFYATEFLMGLPQFGFQENNSIPCSQQFKISYRKIPNFQSDNGLLSVPRTQTSNEVYTRQEGLFENQFIDLSEKEQILYLKNRLLGDLDASCMGTPSAPFDANQDLCEPQNLYASHSAHVNEFGSSTSYASPGAVSSSKKRIRWSPDLHGRFVNCVNQLGGPEKATPKAILNLMDTEGLTIFHVKSHLQKYRNAKYIQEYVEEKSEKKTSTSNESLVDVQTGMQLKEALQQQLDFQRHLYEQLETQRNLQIRIEEQTKQLKKLFEQQQKTGKSSVDPSYPDSKYPENTSTTLEDISFPSKVV, translated from the exons ATGAAGGGAATGCAGCAGAACTATGGTTTTTCTAGCGATTTTTCGACAGAATTTCAATTTTGTTTTCCACAAAACTCTGGTGCTTGGTATCAATCTGCGCCCATGGAACTCGATACTCGGTTGATAGCAGCAGAAAACGGCTCACAGCAGAGGAATTTCAGGCCTGAAAATTTATCCAATACCATCATCAGCAGGATTGGATCACAGGCTTCTGCTTTTTATGCAACAGAATTTCTCATGGGATTACCTCAATTTGGCTTCCAAGAAAATAACTCCATTCCTTGCTCCCAACAATTCAAGATTTCTTATAGAAAAATACCCAATTTCCAATCTGATAACGGTTTATTATCAGTTCCAAGAACTCAAACTTCAAACGAAGTATACACCAGGCAGGAAGGATTGTTCGAAAATCAATTCATCGACCTGTCGGAGAAAGAACAGATTCTATACCTGAAAAACAGGCTACTAGGTGATCTTGATGCTTCATGTATGGGAACCCCTTCTGCTCCATTCGATGCAAATCAGGATCTTTGT GAACCACAAAATTTATATGCATCTCATTCCGCACATGTAAACGAGTTTGGATCGAGTACTAGCTATGCATCTCCTGGAGCAGTTTCATCTAGCAAGAAACGAATTAGGTGGTCTCCAGATCTTCACGGTCGATTCGTTAACTGTGTGAATCAGCTTGGTGGACCTGAAA AGGCAACACCGAAGGCCATACTAAATCTGATGGATACTGAAGGACTTACAATCTTTCATGTCAAAAGCCATTTGCAG AAATATCGAAATGCTAAGTACATACAAGAATATGTTGAAG AAAAATCTGAGAAGAAAACAAGTACAAGTAATGAATCGCTGGTCGACGTCCAAAC TGGAATGCAACTTAAGGAGGCATTGCAGCAGCAATTAGATTTCCAAAGGCATCTTTATGAGCAGCTAGAG ACTCAAAGAAACTTACAGATAAGGATCGAAGAACAAACCAAGCAGCTCAAAAAGTTGTTTGAGCAGCAACAAAAAACGGGGAAAAGCTCAGTGGATCCGAGTTATCCTGACAGCAAGTATCCTGAAAACACATCAACTACACTTGAAGACATAAGTTTCCCTTCAAAAGTAGTCTAG